In Halobacteriovorax marinus SJ, the following proteins share a genomic window:
- a CDS encoding GNAT family N-acetyltransferase: MISIKSKDGKNYILRPLTKDDKHNLVEGLKKLSSESIYNRFQGFKKEFNERELSNLTELDGVDRFAFALGEVKENGEVEGVGIARYHRDKELDPERAEFAITLIDRIQGQGLAKKVTLELIKVAKSNGIKFLDGTLESNNTKMINLIHSLEGFETKRQEGSLLTMVGDLSYY, from the coding sequence GTGATTAGCATCAAGTCTAAGGACGGTAAAAACTATATTCTCAGACCTCTAACAAAAGACGATAAGCACAACTTAGTTGAGGGGCTGAAGAAACTCTCATCGGAATCTATCTACAATCGCTTTCAAGGCTTTAAGAAAGAGTTTAATGAGAGAGAGCTTAGTAACTTAACTGAGCTAGATGGAGTTGACCGCTTTGCTTTTGCACTTGGAGAAGTTAAAGAAAATGGTGAAGTTGAAGGCGTCGGCATAGCCCGTTACCATAGGGATAAAGAGCTAGACCCAGAGAGAGCAGAATTTGCTATCACACTTATTGATCGTATCCAAGGACAGGGCCTTGCCAAGAAGGTCACTCTTGAATTAATAAAAGTTGCAAAATCTAATGGCATTAAGTTTTTAGATGGAACACTCGAGAGTAATAATACAAAGATGATTAACCTCATTCATTCGCTAGAAGGCTTTGAGACTAAGAGACAAGAAGGAAGCCTACTTACAATGGTTGGTGATTTATCATATTACTAA
- a CDS encoding M23 family metallopeptidase: MQVWNGKYSHTKELKYGLDFDLRVGTPIHAARSGIVYEVKSDSNVRGKDRSFIKKANYIRIKHSDQTYSLYAHLKYQGVFVKKNDVIKEGQLIGLSGNTGYSDAPHLHFEVYKIDKEGEKRRSLPVTIATQYGSLFGLELGKSYRAVKNDKPCP, translated from the coding sequence CTGCAAGTTTGGAATGGAAAGTATAGCCATACAAAAGAGTTAAAATATGGACTTGATTTCGACTTAAGAGTTGGAACCCCCATTCACGCGGCAAGAAGCGGTATTGTCTATGAAGTAAAGAGTGACTCTAACGTCAGGGGAAAAGATAGATCGTTCATAAAGAAAGCAAATTACATAAGAATCAAGCATAGTGACCAAACCTATTCACTCTACGCTCACCTAAAGTACCAAGGCGTCTTTGTAAAAAAGAATGACGTTATCAAAGAAGGTCAACTTATCGGACTCTCCGGAAACACTGGATATAGCGATGCTCCTCATCTTCACTTTGAAGTTTATAAAATCGATAAAGAGGGGGAAAAAAGAAGGTCACTTCCTGTGACCATAGCAACACAATATGGGTCACTATTTGGCCTAGAACTTGGAAAAAGTTATAGGGCCGTTAAAAACGATAAGCCTTGCCCATGA